Proteins from a single region of Kluyveromyces lactis strain NRRL Y-1140 chromosome C complete sequence:
- the FYV4 gene encoding mitochondrial 37S ribosomal protein mS41 (similar to uniprot|Q75EY2 Ashbya gossypii AAL054W AAL054Wp and some similarites with YHR059W uniprot|P38783 Saccharomyces cerevisiae YHR059W FYV4 Protein of unknown function required for survival upon exposure to K1 killer toxin) produces MLFRRLFSSSVIVQAASKTSLRKTVKPSEEIPDVNAFLGRIGRKCDEFTDTYENKWDNLFTWGGPVLKEKGIPIQQRRYILNQVEKLRKGEEIKEIKKGKKSFFGGERKRKETIAKWRAEQRNAE; encoded by the coding sequence ATGCTTTTCCGTAGACTTTTCAGTTCTAGCGTTATTGTTCAAGCGGCTTCGAAGACTTCTCTAAGGAAGACTGTCAAACCCAGTGAAGAGATACCCGATGTTAACGCCTTTTTGGGCAGGATTGGCAGGAAATGTGATGAATTTACTGATACATATGAGAACAAGTGGGATAACTTGTTTACTTGGGGTGGACCTGtactaaaagaaaaaggtattccaattcaacaaagaCGTTACATATTGAATCAAGTTGAGAAACTAAGAAAAGGAGAAgagatcaaagaaattaaaaagGGAAAGAAGTCTTTCTTCGGtggtgaaagaaagaggaagGAGACTATTGCTAAATGGAGGGCTGAACAAAGAAATGCGGAGTAA